One part of the Methylobacterium terrae genome encodes these proteins:
- a CDS encoding flagellar hook-associated family protein, with the protein MMTTSYISSLSLWNAPRSGAAKLQSEIADATREIAEGRYADVGLALGGQVSRSLSLRQSAAEIAVLKDGNGVTALRLGASQGTLQQMQKSADATFASLTGLTADKRVAAMAASADDTLASLTALLNTKATGQALFAGTNTGTGPIRDDAAANAKANAAAAFKLAFGFPPGDARSATLTASQIQNFLEGTVAAQFADPNWGTTWSQASGTAVTSRISLSETVTTSVTADAAPFRQLAQAAVVAGLGLTGLSAEAQDVVSGRVMGLLSKGSAGLVSLQADLGRSQSRLADANTRLDAQADLITKEIARLEAVDPAEAKTRLNAATTQLQMSYSLTAQLQELSLLKYVA; encoded by the coding sequence ATGATGACCACGAGCTACATCTCCAGCCTCAGCCTGTGGAACGCGCCCCGCAGCGGGGCGGCGAAGCTCCAGTCCGAGATCGCCGACGCGACCCGGGAGATCGCCGAGGGGCGCTACGCCGATGTCGGGCTGGCGCTCGGCGGCCAGGTGAGCCGCAGCCTCTCCTTGCGCCAGAGCGCGGCGGAGATCGCCGTCCTCAAGGACGGCAACGGCGTCACGGCGCTCCGCCTCGGCGCGAGCCAGGGCACCCTGCAGCAGATGCAGAAATCCGCCGACGCGACCTTCGCAAGCCTGACCGGGCTGACGGCGGACAAGCGCGTCGCCGCCATGGCGGCCTCGGCCGACGACACCCTCGCGTCGCTCACCGCCCTCCTCAACACCAAGGCCACCGGGCAGGCCCTGTTCGCCGGCACCAATACCGGCACCGGCCCGATCCGGGACGACGCCGCGGCGAACGCCAAGGCGAATGCCGCGGCGGCCTTCAAGCTCGCCTTCGGCTTCCCGCCCGGCGATGCGCGGTCCGCCACCCTGACGGCGTCCCAGATCCAGAACTTCCTGGAGGGCACGGTCGCGGCCCAGTTCGCCGACCCGAACTGGGGCACCACCTGGTCGCAGGCCTCGGGAACCGCCGTCACCAGCCGGATCTCGCTCAGCGAGACCGTGACCACCTCGGTCACCGCCGATGCCGCGCCGTTCCGTCAGCTCGCCCAGGCCGCCGTCGTGGCGGGGCTCGGCCTCACCGGCCTGTCGGCGGAGGCGCAGGACGTCGTCTCCGGCCGGGTGATGGGCCTTCTCAGCAAAGGCAGCGCCGGGCTCGTCTCGCTGCAGGCCGATCTCGGCCGCAGCCAGTCGCGCCTCGCCGACGCCAACACCCGGCTCGACGCGCAGGCCGACCTCATCACCAAGGAGATCGCCCGCCTCGAGGCGGTCGATCCGGCCGAGGCCAAGACCCGGCTCAACGCCGCGACGACGCAGCTCCAGATGTCCTACTCGCTGACCGCGCAGCTCCAGGAGCTGTCGCTCCTGAAATACGTCGCGTAA
- the flaF gene encoding flagellar biosynthesis regulator FlaF encodes MYRFSYSEILEDAPEVGRERERAAFDRALTLLRDVEARGLAGPERTAAIGFLQSLWNVLIADLLAPENALPASLRDDLMSIGAWTMQEAGAVLRSPERSLAALIEVNASIRDGLR; translated from the coding sequence ATGTACCGCTTTTCCTATTCCGAGATCCTGGAGGACGCCCCGGAGGTCGGCCGCGAGCGCGAGCGCGCCGCCTTCGACCGGGCGCTCACCCTCCTGCGCGACGTCGAGGCCCGCGGCCTCGCCGGCCCGGAGCGGACGGCCGCCATCGGCTTCCTGCAGAGCCTCTGGAACGTGCTGATCGCCGACCTCCTGGCGCCCGAGAACGCCCTGCCCGCCTCCTTGCGCGACGACCTGATGTCGATCGGCGCCTGGACCATGCAGGAGGCGGGCGCGGTCCTGCGCTCGCCCGAGCGCAGCCTCGCCGCGCTGATCGAGGTGAACGCCTCGATCCGCGACGGGCTGCGGTGA
- the flbT gene encoding flagellar biosynthesis repressor FlbT, with protein MRLSLRAGERIYINGAVLRVDRKVAIELMNDATFLLESHVLQAEEATTPLRQLYFAAQTMLIDPGRAEVARGLYDGIRAGLLATTGEAVLRDGLEAAHSFVEAGRLYEALKLIRGLYPLEAALMAQGEVPLAPVPALGTLARRARGPERSRERAPARPQVPVPASVPGRRAASPSLPALDPEA; from the coding sequence ATGCGCCTGTCGCTGCGTGCCGGCGAGCGGATCTACATCAACGGCGCCGTCCTGCGGGTCGACCGCAAGGTGGCGATCGAGCTCATGAACGACGCGACCTTCCTGCTCGAGAGCCACGTGCTCCAGGCCGAGGAGGCGACGACGCCGTTGCGCCAGCTCTACTTCGCGGCCCAGACCATGCTGATCGACCCCGGCCGGGCCGAGGTGGCCCGGGGACTCTACGATGGCATCCGGGCCGGCCTGCTGGCGACGACTGGCGAGGCGGTGCTGCGCGACGGGCTCGAGGCCGCCCATTCCTTCGTCGAGGCCGGCCGCCTGTACGAGGCCCTGAAGCTGATCCGAGGGCTCTACCCCCTCGAGGCCGCCCTGATGGCGCAGGGCGAGGTACCCCTCGCGCCGGTCCCGGCGCTCGGCACCCTCGCGCGGCGCGCCCGCGGGCCCGAGCGCTCCCGGGAGCGGGCGCCGGCGCGGCCCCAGGTTCCCGTCCCTGCCTCCGTGCCCGGCCGCCGCGCCGCCTCCCCCTCCCTGCCCGCCCTCGATCCGGAGGCCTGA
- the flgD gene encoding flagellar hook assembly protein FlgD, which produces MTVDSTASATAGGTSTTAAAAKAGSSVAASMNSDTFLTLLMAQLKNQDPTKPMDSTQYVGELATFSQVEQATKTNQKLDSLLSSSFLDQADTVIGRTLTSADGTMTGTVQSVRVTSDGALARLTNGQDVLLTSGVTIQ; this is translated from the coding sequence ATGACCGTCGACAGCACCGCCAGCGCCACCGCGGGCGGCACCTCCACCACGGCCGCCGCCGCCAAGGCCGGCAGCTCGGTCGCCGCCTCGATGAACTCGGACACCTTCCTGACGCTGCTGATGGCGCAGCTCAAGAACCAGGATCCGACCAAGCCGATGGACTCGACCCAGTATGTCGGCGAGCTCGCGACCTTCTCGCAGGTCGAGCAGGCGACGAAGACCAACCAGAAGCTCGACTCGCTGCTCTCCTCGAGCTTCCTCGACCAGGCCGACACGGTCATCGGCCGCACCCTCACCTCCGCCGACGGCACGATGACCGGCACCGTCCAGTCGGTGCGGGTGACGAGCGACGGGGCGCTGGCGCGGCTGACCAACGGCCAGGACGTGCTGCTGACCTCCGGCGTCACCATCCAGTAA
- a CDS encoding flagellar biosynthetic protein FliQ has translation MNEVDALELVRAAIWTVIVAAGPAVGAAMLVGIAVALLQALTQIQEVTLTFVPKIVVILLVLLVTGTFVGGQIHAFAEAAYGRIATGF, from the coding sequence ATGAACGAGGTCGACGCCCTCGAACTCGTCCGCGCGGCGATCTGGACCGTGATCGTCGCGGCGGGCCCTGCGGTCGGCGCCGCGATGCTCGTCGGCATCGCGGTGGCGCTCCTGCAGGCGCTCACCCAGATCCAGGAGGTCACCCTGACCTTCGTGCCGAAGATCGTGGTGATCCTGCTGGTGCTCCTCGTCACCGGCACCTTCGTCGGCGGGCAGATCCACGCCTTCGCGGAAGCCGCCTACGGGCGGATCGCGACGGGGTTCTGA
- the flhA gene encoding flagellar biosynthesis protein FlhA — protein sequence MAVGVAPAVERKSRRDFGFAAGIVAILAVLFLPVPALLIDVGLAFSIALSVLILMVALWIQKPLEFSAFPTVLLIATLLRLALGIATTRLILANGQKGVDAAGHVIQGFSQFVMSGDFVIGIVVFLILITVNFLVITKGATRIAEVGARFTLDAIPGKQMAIDADLNAGLIDDKEAQRRRRELEEESAFFGSMDGASKFVRGEAVASLIIIAVNVFGGIIIGTTRHGLPLGTAADIFTKLSVGDGLVSQIPALIVSLAAGLLVSKGGTRGTAEQAVIGQLGAYPRALLVAAAMMGVFALVPGLPFLPFTALSGLLFFIARTIPRRLQAQAEAATARAKAEEAVKQAEAKEKDSVKDSLKTPEIELCLGRQAASQIQASQAELGHRVAKMRRKFARQYGFVVPDIKVTDNLALPPKSYQIMIHGTVAAAQEIRPGEMLVVVGDGPKPDVPSDEVREPAFGLRALWVMDSYAAEVRRGGFEPIDGASVLLTHLSEVIRNNLPQFLSYKDMRGLLDRLDPEYKRLLDEICPSQISYSGLQAVLKLLLAERVSIRNLHLILEAVAEITPHARRAEQIAEHVRMRMAQQICGDLAENGVLNVLRLGASWDLSFHQSLKRDAKGEVVEFDIDPRLVEQFGTEASEAIRTRMREVHGFALVTAPDARPYVRMIIERIFPTLPVLSHLEIARGVEIKSLGTVS from the coding sequence ATGGCGGTGGGCGTGGCGCCGGCGGTCGAGCGCAAGTCGCGGCGGGATTTCGGCTTCGCGGCCGGCATCGTGGCGATCCTGGCGGTGCTGTTCCTGCCGGTGCCGGCTTTGCTCATCGATGTCGGGCTCGCCTTCTCGATCGCCCTGTCGGTGCTGATCCTGATGGTGGCGCTCTGGATCCAGAAGCCGCTCGAATTCTCGGCCTTCCCGACCGTGCTGCTGATCGCCACCCTCCTTCGGCTGGCGCTCGGCATCGCTACGACCCGGCTGATCCTGGCCAACGGCCAGAAGGGCGTGGACGCCGCCGGCCACGTCATCCAGGGCTTCTCGCAATTCGTGATGAGCGGCGACTTCGTGATCGGGATCGTGGTGTTCCTGATCCTGATCACGGTCAACTTCCTCGTCATCACCAAGGGCGCGACCCGCATCGCGGAAGTGGGCGCCCGCTTCACCCTCGACGCGATCCCCGGCAAGCAGATGGCGATCGACGCCGATCTCAATGCCGGGCTGATCGACGACAAGGAGGCGCAGCGCCGGCGCCGGGAGCTGGAGGAGGAGAGCGCCTTCTTCGGCTCGATGGACGGCGCCTCGAAGTTCGTGCGCGGCGAGGCGGTGGCCTCGCTCATCATCATCGCGGTCAACGTCTTCGGCGGCATCATCATCGGCACGACGCGGCACGGCCTGCCGCTCGGCACCGCCGCCGACATCTTTACCAAGCTCTCGGTCGGCGACGGCCTGGTCTCGCAGATCCCGGCGCTCATCGTCTCGCTCGCCGCCGGCCTCCTCGTCTCGAAGGGCGGCACGCGGGGCACCGCCGAGCAGGCGGTGATCGGCCAGCTCGGCGCCTATCCCCGCGCGCTGCTCGTCGCGGCGGCCATGATGGGGGTGTTCGCCCTCGTGCCGGGCCTGCCCTTCCTGCCCTTCACGGCCTTGAGCGGCCTCCTGTTCTTCATCGCCCGCACCATCCCCCGCCGGCTCCAGGCCCAGGCCGAGGCGGCGACCGCCAGGGCCAAGGCCGAGGAGGCGGTGAAGCAGGCCGAGGCCAAGGAGAAGGATTCGGTCAAGGACTCGCTCAAGACCCCGGAGATCGAGCTCTGCCTCGGCCGCCAGGCCGCCTCGCAGATCCAGGCTAGCCAAGCCGAGCTCGGCCACCGGGTCGCCAAGATGCGGCGCAAGTTCGCGCGCCAGTACGGCTTCGTGGTGCCGGACATCAAGGTCACGGACAACCTCGCGCTGCCGCCCAAGAGCTACCAGATCATGATCCACGGCACCGTGGCGGCCGCCCAGGAGATCCGCCCCGGCGAGATGCTGGTGGTGGTCGGCGACGGGCCGAAGCCCGACGTGCCGAGCGACGAGGTGCGCGAGCCGGCCTTCGGCCTCAGGGCGCTGTGGGTGATGGATTCCTACGCGGCGGAGGTGCGCCGCGGCGGGTTCGAGCCGATCGACGGCGCCTCGGTGCTGCTCACCCACCTCTCCGAGGTGATCCGCAACAACCTGCCGCAATTCCTGTCCTACAAGGACATGCGCGGCCTGCTCGACCGGCTCGACCCCGAATACAAGCGCCTGCTCGACGAGATCTGCCCGTCGCAGATCTCGTATTCGGGCCTGCAGGCGGTCCTGAAGCTGCTGCTCGCCGAGCGGGTCTCGATCCGCAACCTGCACCTGATCCTGGAGGCGGTGGCCGAGATCACCCCCCACGCGCGCCGGGCCGAGCAGATCGCCGAGCACGTGCGGATGCGCATGGCGCAGCAGATCTGCGGCGACCTCGCCGAGAACGGCGTGCTCAACGTGCTCCGGCTCGGCGCCAGCTGGGACCTGTCGTTCCACCAGAGCCTGAAGCGCGACGCCAAGGGCGAGGTGGTGGAGTTCGACATCGACCCGCGGCTCGTCGAGCAGTTCGGCACCGAGGCCTCGGAGGCGATCCGCACGCGGATGCGGGAGGTGCACGGCTTCGCCCTCGTCACCGCGCCGGACGCCCGGCCCTACGTGCGGATGATCATCGAGCGGATCTTCCCCACCCTGCCGGTGCTCTCGCACCTCGAGATCGCGCGGGGCGTCGAGATCAAGTCGCTGGGCACGGTCTCGTGA
- the fliR gene encoding flagellar biosynthesis protein FliR: protein MTGIGPDSFLAVFLIFCRVGGCLLVVPGFSSPRVPQQVRLLIAGAVSLAIAPLIVPQFEPRLAGQAPTQTLAWIASETLTGLMIGFLGRIFILVLETVMNATSTMVGFGSMPGSPIEGSDPVPAVEALILLTATAILFAADLHWELFRGLVESYARIPPGEGVGSQVILTRIVDQVAAAFMLGLRITAPFIIYAILVNLAAGFVNKLTPTIPVYFVATPFVMFGGLLMLYYLAGEFMTQFLLGYAAWLQRG, encoded by the coding sequence GTGACGGGGATCGGGCCGGACAGCTTCCTCGCGGTCTTCCTGATCTTCTGCCGGGTCGGCGGCTGCCTCCTCGTGGTGCCGGGCTTCTCCAGCCCGCGGGTGCCGCAGCAGGTCCGCCTCCTCATCGCCGGCGCGGTCTCGCTCGCCATCGCGCCGCTGATCGTGCCGCAATTCGAGCCGCGGCTCGCCGGCCAGGCCCCGACCCAGACGCTCGCCTGGATCGCCAGCGAGACCCTGACCGGGCTGATGATCGGCTTTCTCGGCCGGATCTTCATCCTGGTCCTCGAGACCGTGATGAACGCGACCTCGACCATGGTGGGCTTCGGCAGCATGCCGGGCTCGCCGATCGAGGGCAGCGACCCGGTGCCGGCGGTCGAGGCGCTGATCCTGCTCACCGCGACCGCGATCCTGTTCGCCGCCGACCTGCACTGGGAGCTGTTTCGCGGCCTCGTCGAATCCTACGCCCGCATCCCGCCCGGCGAGGGCGTCGGCTCCCAGGTGATCCTGACCCGGATCGTCGACCAGGTCGCCGCAGCCTTCATGCTGGGATTGCGCATCACCGCGCCGTTCATCATCTACGCGATCCTGGTCAACCTGGCGGCGGGCTTCGTCAACAAGCTCACGCCGACGATTCCGGTCTACTTCGTCGCCACGCCGTTCGTGATGTTCGGCGGCCTCCTGATGCTCTACTATCTCGCGGGCGAGTTCATGACGCAGTTCCTCCTCGGCTACGCGGCCTGGCTGCAGCGCGGCTGA
- a CDS encoding rod-binding protein, with protein sequence MSISPPSDIVLDVARAADPARYQEAAAKLSQPGSAGATAFADAARDVGLSTHMPLDARGTLTGLQNQTSLSGAGSDPYKKFEGLVLQQFVEAMMPEKSETVYGKGNAGGIWKSMLSEQIGTQIAKAGGIGIARMLTTAHPAAPAPAPAEAANPAAKV encoded by the coding sequence ATGAGCATCTCCCCGCCCTCCGACATCGTGCTCGACGTCGCCCGGGCCGCCGATCCGGCGCGCTACCAGGAGGCCGCGGCCAAGCTGTCGCAGCCCGGCAGCGCCGGCGCCACCGCCTTCGCGGATGCGGCCCGCGACGTCGGCCTCTCGACCCACATGCCGCTCGATGCCCGCGGCACCCTCACCGGCCTGCAGAACCAGACCAGCCTGTCGGGCGCCGGCAGCGATCCCTACAAGAAGTTCGAGGGGCTGGTGCTCCAGCAATTCGTCGAGGCGATGATGCCGGAGAAGTCCGAGACCGTGTACGGCAAGGGCAATGCCGGCGGGATCTGGAAGTCGATGCTGTCCGAGCAGATCGGCACCCAGATCGCCAAGGCCGGCGGCATCGGCATCGCCAGGATGCTGACGACCGCCCACCCGGCCGCTCCCGCTCCCGCGCCGGCGGAGGCCGCGAACCCCGCGGCCAAGGTCTGA
- a CDS encoding flagellar protein FlgN, whose amino-acid sequence MLLACVKRLEAVVEEETEALEARLPVDLADLNRRKSQGLLELTRLTRGLDTATLDATVAIHLARLRDKLARNQEVVALHLRALEEIDDTLARAALAAESDGTYTARASLRS is encoded by the coding sequence ATGCTGCTCGCCTGCGTCAAGCGGCTGGAGGCCGTGGTCGAGGAGGAGACCGAGGCCCTGGAGGCCCGCCTTCCCGTCGACCTCGCCGACCTCAACCGCCGCAAGAGCCAGGGGCTCCTGGAGCTCACCCGCCTCACCCGCGGCCTCGACACCGCGACGCTCGACGCCACGGTGGCGATCCACCTCGCGCGCCTGCGCGACAAGCTCGCCCGCAACCAGGAAGTCGTCGCCCTGCACCTGCGGGCGCTGGAGGAGATCGACGACACCCTGGCCCGGGCGGCGCTCGCCGCCGAGTCGGACGGCACCTACACCGCGCGGGCGAGCCTGCGGTCATGA
- a CDS encoding ABC transporter substrate-binding protein, producing the protein MSPPDKMSTRDEMVLPLSRRTVLGGLAAAPLSLAASRGALAQGSGPIRIGELNSYGRMAAFAVPYRNAMQLAQDAVNKAGGIKALGGRPIEIVFRDDGSTPGDATRVAEELLTRENVAFLCGTFLSNVGLAVADFANQRKALFLATEPLTDALTMGSGNRYTFRVRPNTYMQTRMLVEAVKDRGIKRWAIVAPNYEYGQSAAANFKKLMSAAVPGFEVVGEQFPALGKVDAGATVGALSQMKADGLFNVLFGADLTAFVREGNTRGLFEKRTVASLLTGEPEYMIPLGDETPEGWVTTGYPWETIEGNGHKEFVAAYRARFNDTPRLGSLLGYVVVGMIRDMLEKAGSTETEAMIAALEGLTSQTIAGPVTMRALDHQSTLGAWIGETALNGRQGTMKKIRYADGANYMFPEAEVKAARKA; encoded by the coding sequence ATGTCGCCCCCGGACAAGATGTCGACCCGCGACGAGATGGTGCTGCCTCTGTCCCGCCGCACGGTCCTCGGCGGCCTCGCCGCCGCCCCGCTGAGCCTCGCGGCGTCCCGGGGGGCGCTGGCGCAGGGATCCGGGCCGATCCGGATCGGCGAGCTGAATTCCTACGGCCGCATGGCCGCCTTCGCGGTGCCCTACCGCAATGCCATGCAGCTTGCCCAGGACGCCGTCAACAAGGCCGGCGGCATCAAGGCGCTCGGCGGCCGCCCGATCGAGATCGTGTTCCGCGACGACGGCTCGACGCCCGGCGACGCGACCCGGGTCGCCGAGGAGCTTTTGACCCGCGAGAACGTCGCCTTCCTGTGCGGCACCTTCCTGTCCAACGTCGGCCTGGCCGTCGCGGATTTCGCCAACCAGCGCAAGGCCCTGTTCCTCGCCACCGAGCCGCTCACCGACGCCCTCACCATGGGCAGCGGCAACCGCTACACCTTCCGGGTGCGGCCCAACACCTACATGCAGACCCGGATGCTGGTGGAGGCGGTCAAGGACCGCGGCATCAAGCGCTGGGCGATCGTGGCGCCGAACTACGAGTACGGCCAGTCGGCGGCGGCCAACTTCAAGAAGCTGATGAGCGCCGCGGTGCCGGGCTTCGAGGTGGTCGGCGAGCAGTTCCCGGCGCTCGGCAAGGTCGATGCCGGCGCCACCGTCGGCGCCCTGTCGCAGATGAAGGCCGACGGGCTGTTCAACGTGCTGTTCGGCGCCGACCTCACCGCCTTCGTGCGCGAGGGCAACACCCGCGGTCTGTTCGAGAAGCGCACCGTCGCGAGCCTGCTCACCGGCGAGCCGGAATACATGATCCCGCTCGGCGACGAGACGCCCGAGGGCTGGGTCACCACCGGCTATCCGTGGGAGACGATCGAGGGCAACGGCCACAAGGAGTTCGTGGCCGCCTACCGGGCCCGGTTCAACGACACGCCGCGCCTCGGCTCGCTCCTCGGCTACGTCGTCGTCGGCATGATCCGCGACATGCTGGAGAAGGCCGGCTCGACGGAGACCGAGGCGATGATCGCGGCGCTCGAGGGCCTGACCTCCCAGACCATCGCCGGCCCGGTGACGATGCGGGCGCTCGACCACCAGTCGACGCTCGGCGCCTGGATCGGCGAGACGGCGCTGAACGGGCGTCAGGGCACGATGAAGAAGATCCGCTACGCCGACGGGGCGAACTACATGTTCCCCGAGGCCGAGGTGAAGGCGGCCCGCAAGGCCTGA
- a CDS encoding ABC transporter permease, whose translation MDPSFLVLQALSGFASASSLFIIASGLTIVFGVTRIVNFAHGSFYMLGAYIAVTLVPRLLDLSYSPAAFFLGVLLSALLVGLIGVAVEVVLLRRIYRVPELFQLLATFGVVLIVEDLVLKVWGPVDIAGPRAPSLRHGVEILGQRFPAYELVLIAVGPLVLGLLWLLMHRTRFGVLIRAATQDREMVGALGVNQARLFTLTLFLGASLAGLGGALQIPRIPANAHMDLSVITDAFVVTVIGGMGSVPGAFVAALLIGQLQAFGILIFPKVTLVLVFALMAVVLVVKPWGLFGRPEVASGRVMPPEGIPSLRRFRRAEGALAGLAVVALLAVPLVGDAYKVKVATEILVFALAAFSLQFLVGVGGLVSFGHAAYFGLGAYAAGLLVTGPFKAPMELALVVAPLAAGLGAALFGFFIVRLSGIYLAMLTLAFGQIVYAVCFQWVEVTGGDNGVVGVWPSAWASGRTTYFYLVALLSLTAIVLLRRVIYAPFGYGLRAARDSATRAEAIGLDVRTHRWLGFTLAGAAAGLAGGLYAFMKGSIDPTLTGIPLSIDFLVMVLVGGIQTVMGPLVGAAFFHALKDAVMPLTEFWRLLLGLAIIATVLAFPRGLAGAAEALRGRRAAAPKPVEASA comes from the coding sequence ATGGACCCGTCCTTCCTCGTCCTCCAGGCGCTCTCCGGGTTCGCCAGCGCCTCCTCGCTGTTCATCATCGCCTCCGGGCTGACGATCGTGTTCGGCGTCACCCGGATCGTGAACTTCGCCCACGGCTCGTTCTACATGCTGGGGGCGTACATCGCGGTCACGCTGGTGCCGCGGCTCCTCGATCTCTCCTACTCGCCCGCCGCGTTCTTCCTTGGGGTCCTGCTCTCCGCCCTCCTCGTCGGGCTGATCGGCGTCGCGGTCGAGGTGGTGCTGCTCCGCCGCATCTACCGGGTGCCCGAACTCTTTCAGTTGCTCGCCACCTTCGGCGTCGTGCTGATCGTCGAGGACCTAGTGCTCAAGGTCTGGGGCCCGGTCGACATCGCGGGTCCCCGCGCGCCGTCGCTGCGCCACGGCGTCGAGATCCTGGGCCAGCGCTTTCCCGCCTACGAACTGGTGCTGATCGCGGTCGGTCCCCTGGTGCTCGGCCTCCTCTGGCTCCTCATGCACCGCACCCGCTTCGGCGTGCTGATCCGGGCCGCGACCCAGGACCGCGAGATGGTCGGCGCCCTCGGCGTCAACCAGGCCCGGCTCTTCACCCTGACGCTGTTCCTCGGCGCGAGCCTCGCGGGCCTGGGCGGCGCGCTCCAGATCCCGCGCATCCCCGCCAACGCCCACATGGACCTCTCGGTCATCACCGACGCCTTCGTGGTCACGGTGATCGGCGGCATGGGCTCGGTGCCGGGCGCCTTCGTGGCCGCGCTGCTCATCGGCCAGCTCCAGGCCTTCGGCATCCTGATCTTCCCGAAGGTGACGCTGGTCCTGGTCTTCGCCCTGATGGCGGTGGTGCTGGTGGTCAAGCCCTGGGGCCTGTTCGGCCGGCCCGAGGTCGCGTCCGGCCGGGTGATGCCGCCGGAGGGCATCCCGTCCCTGCGCCGCTTCCGCCGGGCGGAAGGCGCGCTCGCCGGCCTCGCGGTCGTCGCCCTGCTGGCAGTGCCGCTCGTCGGCGACGCCTACAAGGTCAAGGTCGCGACCGAGATCCTGGTCTTCGCGCTCGCCGCCTTCTCGCTGCAATTCCTCGTCGGCGTCGGCGGGCTCGTCTCGTTCGGTCACGCGGCGTATTTCGGCCTCGGCGCCTACGCGGCCGGGCTCCTCGTGACCGGCCCGTTCAAGGCGCCGATGGAGCTGGCGCTCGTCGTAGCGCCCCTCGCGGCGGGCCTCGGCGCGGCCCTGTTCGGCTTCTTCATCGTGCGGCTGTCGGGCATCTACCTCGCGATGCTGACGCTGGCCTTCGGGCAGATCGTCTACGCGGTCTGCTTCCAGTGGGTCGAGGTGACGGGGGGCGACAACGGCGTCGTCGGGGTCTGGCCGTCGGCCTGGGCGTCGGGCCGCACCACCTACTTCTACCTCGTCGCCCTCCTGTCGCTCACCGCGATCGTCCTGTTGCGCCGGGTGATCTACGCGCCCTTCGGCTACGGCTTGCGGGCGGCGCGCGATTCTGCCACCCGCGCCGAGGCGATCGGCCTCGACGTGCGCACCCATCGCTGGCTCGGCTTCACCCTGGCCGGCGCCGCGGCCGGGCTCGCCGGCGGGCTCTACGCCTTCATGAAGGGCTCGATCGACCCGACGCTCACCGGCATCCCGCTCTCGATCGACTTCCTGGTGATGGTGCTGGTCGGCGGCATCCAGACCGTGATGGGCCCGCTCGTCGGCGCCGCCTTCTTCCACGCGCTGAAGGACGCGGTGATGCCGCTGACCGAGTTCTGGCGCCTGCTCCTGGGGCTGGCCATCATCGCGACCGTGCTCGCCTTCCCGCGCGGGCTCGCGGGCGCCGCCGAGGCCCTGCGGGGCCGCCGGGCGGCCGCGCCGAAACCGGTGGAGGCCTCGGCATGA
- a CDS encoding ABC transporter ATP-binding protein → MTLLVVAGLTKRFGGVAAAKDVSFTLEAGEMLAIIGPNGAGKSTTFNMVGGQLRPDAGTIALDGRSIAGLPARAIWKAGVGRTFQVAQTFVSMTVAENVQMALLSHHGRTRSLFRDARALYRDEALALLAGVGMRADGDRPVSELAYGDVKRVELAVALASRPKLLLMDEPTAGMAPRERSGLMALTAEVARTNRIGVLYTEHDMEAVFAHADRVLVLVRGEIIAAGTPEEIRANPRVKQVYLGEAGTEAAMRARRKAVA, encoded by the coding sequence ATGACGCTCCTCGTCGTCGCCGGCCTGACCAAGCGCTTCGGCGGCGTCGCCGCGGCGAAGGACGTGTCGTTCACGCTTGAAGCCGGCGAGATGCTGGCGATCATCGGGCCGAACGGGGCCGGGAAGTCCACCACCTTCAACATGGTGGGCGGCCAGCTTCGCCCGGATGCCGGCACCATCGCCCTCGACGGCCGCTCGATCGCCGGCCTGCCGGCGCGGGCGATCTGGAAGGCGGGCGTCGGGCGCACCTTCCAGGTCGCCCAGACCTTCGTGTCGATGACGGTGGCCGAGAACGTCCAGATGGCGCTCCTCTCGCATCACGGCCGCACCCGCAGCCTGTTCCGGGATGCCCGCGCCCTCTACCGCGACGAGGCGCTCGCCCTGCTCGCCGGGGTGGGCATGCGGGCCGACGGCGACCGTCCGGTCTCGGAGCTCGCCTACGGCGACGTGAAGCGGGTGGAACTCGCGGTGGCGCTCGCCTCGCGCCCGAAGCTCCTGCTGATGGACGAGCCCACCGCCGGCATGGCGCCGCGGGAGCGCTCGGGGCTGATGGCGCTCACCGCCGAGGTGGCGCGCACGAACCGCATCGGGGTCCTCTACACCGAGCACGACATGGAGGCGGTCTTCGCCCATGCCGACCGGGTGCTGGTGCTGGTGCGCGGCGAGATCATCGCCGCCGGCACGCCGGAGGAGATCCGCGCCAACCCGCGGGTCAAGCAGGTCTATCTCGGCGAGGCCGGCACCGAGGCGGCGATGCGCGCGCGCCGGAAGGCGGTGGCGTGA